The following are from one region of the Natronosporangium hydrolyticum genome:
- a CDS encoding RNA polymerase sigma factor: MSRNLETLDEGELLRRVARGDRSAFDEFYRRTAPWLTVRLRRRCADEDLVAEVLQETYLAVWRSGGSVAHDAARGSAVGWLWTIAARRLVDAFRRRARRERLPAALAVEPVAPAAEEQVLADRMDADLEQALLALPENLRQVLRAMVLDGLTVRETSLLLGMPEGTVKTYARRARIALREALS, from the coding sequence GTGAGTCGAAACCTGGAGACGCTCGACGAGGGCGAGTTGCTGCGCCGGGTCGCCCGGGGCGACCGGTCGGCCTTCGACGAGTTCTACCGGCGTACCGCGCCCTGGTTGACGGTTCGGCTGCGTCGGCGCTGCGCCGACGAGGACCTGGTCGCCGAGGTGCTCCAGGAGACCTACCTCGCAGTCTGGCGCTCCGGCGGCAGCGTCGCCCATGACGCTGCCCGGGGTAGCGCCGTGGGCTGGCTCTGGACCATCGCCGCCCGTCGGTTGGTGGACGCGTTCCGGCGGCGGGCCCGCCGCGAGCGGCTGCCGGCGGCGTTGGCCGTCGAGCCGGTCGCTCCGGCGGCCGAGGAGCAGGTGCTCGCCGACCGGATGGACGCGGACCTGGAGCAGGCGCTGTTGGCGCTGCCGGAGAACCTGCGCCAGGTGCTACGGGCGATGGTCCTCGACGGTCTGACCGTCCGGGAAACCTCGCTGCTGCTCGGCATGCCGGAAGGAACCGTCAAGACCTACGCCCGGCGGGCCCGGATCGCGCTGCGGGAGGCACTATCATGA
- a CDS encoding GNAT family N-acetyltransferase codes for MPALMTVPAATELQRLAVDLSNWLTDRRSFELHPGDLGWHSMVGATRTAANLRVWSRNGEMVALGLLDKPDILRMAMDPAAYDDDELARQIGSDINDPDAGVLAAGAAVVEVRGARSLRKYLSDAGWIADELWTPFHCDLSHPIGTERMEQKEIRIETSGPDQAEAWVAVHWSAFKGTPFGGEDKRRLLERWGTLAGGPFSHLARHLIAFDKNDNAVAVTTVWGAGNGRPGLIEPMGVHRDHRGRGYGVDITIAGAAALRDMGSSSAVVVAETSNAGALATYSAAGFTASEPVADLKRPA; via the coding sequence ATGCCGGCCCTGATGACCGTTCCCGCCGCGACTGAGCTGCAGCGGCTCGCTGTTGATTTGAGCAATTGGCTGACTGACCGAAGGTCATTCGAACTTCACCCCGGTGACCTCGGTTGGCACTCAATGGTCGGAGCAACGAGGACAGCTGCGAACCTGCGAGTATGGTCCCGAAACGGGGAGATGGTCGCCCTGGGGTTACTGGACAAGCCGGATATTCTGCGCATGGCGATGGATCCAGCAGCGTACGACGATGACGAGCTGGCGCGGCAGATCGGCTCAGACATCAATGACCCTGACGCGGGAGTCCTGGCTGCCGGAGCAGCAGTAGTCGAAGTACGAGGTGCCCGCAGCCTTCGGAAATACTTGTCGGACGCAGGGTGGATCGCCGATGAGCTCTGGACACCATTTCACTGCGACTTGTCCCATCCGATCGGCACAGAGCGGATGGAGCAGAAGGAAATCCGAATCGAGACCAGCGGTCCTGACCAGGCGGAAGCCTGGGTCGCAGTGCACTGGTCTGCCTTCAAAGGCACCCCCTTCGGTGGCGAGGACAAGCGACGCCTCCTAGAGCGGTGGGGCACCTTGGCTGGAGGGCCGTTCTCTCATCTCGCGCGGCATCTGATCGCATTCGACAAAAATGACAACGCCGTTGCCGTCACCACGGTGTGGGGTGCTGGCAACGGCCGGCCCGGGCTCATCGAACCCATGGGTGTGCACCGCGACCACCGCGGGCGCGGATATGGAGTCGATATCACTATCGCGGGCGCGGCTGCCTTGAGGGACATGGGGTCGTCGAGCGCCGTCGTGGTCGCGGAGACCTCCAACGCCGGGGCCCTTGCGACCTATTCGGCGGCTGGTTTCACAGCCAGCGAACCCGTTGCTGACCTCAAGCGGCCTGCCTGA
- a CDS encoding pyridoxamine 5'-phosphate oxidase family protein, with protein sequence MSAQMADDSTAPQASLGPFSSPGAALTPWEATEGALRRIQKFQLCTVRRDGRPHVTPLLAIWSHGAMWFATGEHEQKAKNLSANPHCALTAGTDTLTGVDYIIEGTASLVTDYAVREAVATAFEQAYGWQLTREDGTWYQLGDAVRTGDVQLYRVQPEKGFAFATGSESSQTRYRWR encoded by the coding sequence ATGTCCGCTCAGATGGCCGACGACTCGACCGCGCCGCAGGCCAGCCTCGGTCCGTTCTCCTCGCCAGGCGCCGCCCTGACGCCGTGGGAGGCCACGGAAGGGGCACTGCGCCGGATCCAGAAGTTCCAGTTGTGCACGGTACGCCGAGACGGCCGACCCCACGTGACACCGTTGCTGGCGATCTGGTCGCACGGCGCGATGTGGTTCGCCACCGGGGAGCACGAGCAGAAAGCCAAGAATCTCAGCGCTAATCCGCACTGCGCGCTCACCGCCGGAACCGACACCCTGACCGGCGTGGACTACATCATCGAAGGCACGGCGAGCCTGGTCACCGACTACGCCGTCCGGGAAGCCGTCGCGACCGCGTTCGAACAGGCCTATGGCTGGCAGCTCACCCGCGAGGACGGAACCTGGTATCAGCTGGGCGATGCCGTCCGGACCGGAGATGTTCAGCTCTACCGGGTCCAGCCGGAGAAGGGGTTCGCCTTCGCGACGGGTAGCGAATCCTCCCAGACCCGCTACCGGTGGCGCTGA
- a CDS encoding elongation factor G yields MPLLNLGVVAHVDAGKTSLTERLLFEAGVLDEPGSVDDGTTNTDSMELERRRGITIRAAVTSFAIDGLVVNLVDTPGHPDFIAEVERSLAVLDAAVLVVSSVEGVQPQTVVIWRALRRIGVPTVLFLNKVDRAGADVARTLAQVRARLTPHAVMLAEVADAGRRNARVRQLPLDSDPVIEAVADVDDGVLAAWLAGERVSRRRVRRAIRRGVPRNAATPVLCGSAVTGAGVPELRRALVELLPPAVEQDGPLAGTVFAVDRDEVGRRAWLRLWSGQLRVRDRIPSATARPERVTQLEVSEPGGGVVSPTARAGQIVAVRGTSAQIGHTVGQPPRRRTHRFPPATMQALVEPVDPTQRTALYAGLAELADEDPLVDLRIDQHAGEALISLHGEVQKEVVAALLSERFGIRARFAQTMTACIERVVGAGDGAELIKQDGNPYLAGIGLRIEAAPAEHGVTFSPGIERGRLPVAFITATEEGVRRALRQGPHGWPVTDCTVTMTSSQYWPRQSKPHQKFDKSISSVAADFRNLAPVVVAAALRRAGTRVCHPVNRFELELPRPAHSAVAALLGRLGAPILDAAADGAYLRLVGTLPSARLPRLAAVLPDLTGGEGVLVTRFDHYAPVTDERPPTLRRRGPDPADRQGWFRAVPR; encoded by the coding sequence TTGCCGTTGTTGAATCTGGGCGTGGTCGCCCATGTTGACGCAGGAAAGACCAGCCTGACCGAACGCCTGTTGTTCGAGGCGGGGGTGCTCGATGAGCCCGGTTCGGTCGACGACGGTACGACCAACACCGACTCGATGGAGTTGGAGCGCCGGCGCGGCATCACCATCCGGGCGGCGGTCACCTCGTTCGCGATCGACGGTCTCGTCGTCAATCTGGTCGACACGCCGGGCCATCCGGACTTCATCGCCGAGGTCGAACGCTCGCTAGCCGTATTGGACGCGGCCGTGCTCGTAGTGTCGAGCGTGGAGGGCGTGCAGCCGCAGACCGTGGTCATCTGGCGGGCGCTGCGCCGGATCGGCGTGCCCACGGTGCTGTTTCTCAACAAGGTCGACCGGGCGGGGGCCGATGTCGCCCGGACGCTCGCCCAGGTCCGGGCCCGACTTACCCCGCACGCCGTCATGCTGGCCGAGGTCGCCGATGCCGGCCGACGCAACGCTCGCGTACGTCAGCTCCCCCTGGACTCCGATCCGGTCATCGAGGCGGTAGCCGATGTGGACGACGGCGTGCTCGCCGCCTGGTTGGCGGGCGAGCGGGTGAGCCGACGGCGGGTCCGACGCGCGATCAGACGCGGCGTCCCCCGCAATGCGGCGACACCGGTCCTGTGTGGTTCGGCGGTCACCGGGGCCGGCGTGCCGGAACTTCGCCGGGCGCTGGTCGAGCTGTTGCCTCCCGCCGTTGAGCAGGACGGGCCGCTGGCGGGCACAGTGTTCGCCGTCGACCGCGACGAGGTGGGCCGGCGAGCATGGCTCCGGTTGTGGTCCGGCCAGCTGCGGGTCCGAGACCGGATTCCGTCCGCAACTGCCCGCCCGGAGCGGGTCACCCAACTCGAAGTGAGCGAGCCCGGCGGTGGCGTTGTCAGCCCGACGGCTCGGGCCGGCCAGATCGTGGCGGTGCGCGGCACCTCGGCGCAGATCGGCCACACCGTCGGGCAACCACCCCGGCGACGCACCCACCGGTTCCCGCCAGCGACGATGCAGGCGCTGGTCGAGCCGGTGGACCCGACCCAACGCACCGCCCTGTACGCCGGGCTGGCCGAACTCGCCGACGAGGATCCACTGGTCGACCTGCGGATCGACCAGCACGCTGGCGAAGCGTTGATCAGCTTGCACGGCGAGGTTCAGAAAGAGGTTGTGGCCGCGCTACTGAGCGAGCGATTCGGCATCCGCGCCCGGTTCGCGCAGACCATGACCGCCTGCATCGAGCGGGTGGTCGGCGCCGGCGACGGTGCGGAACTCATCAAACAGGACGGAAACCCCTACCTCGCCGGCATCGGTCTGCGCATCGAAGCCGCCCCGGCGGAGCACGGTGTGACCTTCTCCCCCGGCATCGAACGCGGCCGGCTGCCGGTGGCATTCATCACCGCCACCGAGGAGGGAGTACGACGGGCCCTGCGACAGGGCCCGCACGGCTGGCCGGTCACCGACTGCACGGTGACCATGACCTCGTCGCAGTACTGGCCCCGCCAGAGCAAGCCACACCAGAAGTTCGACAAGTCCATCTCCAGCGTCGCCGCCGACTTCCGCAACCTCGCCCCGGTGGTGGTGGCCGCGGCGCTGCGGCGCGCGGGAACCCGAGTGTGCCACCCGGTCAACCGGTTCGAATTGGAGCTCCCCCGCCCCGCTCACAGCGCCGTCGCCGCCCTGCTCGGCCGGCTCGGGGCGCCGATCCTCGACGCCGCGGCCGACGGGGCGTACCTGCGGTTGGTCGGCACTTTGCCCTCGGCGCGGCTGCCGCGGCTCGCCGCGGTCCTACCGGACCTGACCGGCGGTGAGGGCGTCCTGGTGACCCGGTTCGACCACTACGCTCCGGTGACGGACGAACGCCCGCCGACGCTCCGCCGACGCGGACCGGACCCGGCCGATCGCCAGGGATGGTTCCGGGCGGTGCCGCGGTGA